A genomic window from Oncorhynchus gorbuscha isolate QuinsamMale2020 ecotype Even-year unplaced genomic scaffold, OgorEven_v1.0 Un_scaffold_10807, whole genome shotgun sequence includes:
- the LOC124030355 gene encoding adiponectin receptor protein 2-like — translation MYMFRSNMYFAAPFQEKIVIGIFFIGAILCLSFSWLFHTVYCHSEGVSRVFSKLDYSGIAFLIMGSFVPWLYYSLYCSPNPRLIYLVVVCILGVSAIIVSQCDFFAKPQYRGQSSLLLGLLPVEGPAGPH, via the exons ATGTATATGTTTCGTTCCAACATGTACTTTGCTGCCCCGTTCCAGGAGAAGATAGTGATCGGTATCTTCTTCATCGGGGCCATCCTGTGTCTGTCCTTCTCTTGGCTCTTCCACACCGTCTACTGCCACTCTGAGGGCGTCTCTCGTGTCTTCTCCAA actggacTACTCTGGCATAGCCTTCCTGATCATGGGCTCCTTTGTTCCATGGCTCTACTACTCGCTCTACTGCTCTCCCAACCCCAGGTTAATCTACCTGGTAGTAGTCTGTATACTAGGAGTCTCTGCCATCATCGTCTCACAGTGTGACTTCTTCGCTAAGCCACAGTACCGCGGCCAGAGCAG tctcctGCTGGGTCTCCTGCCAGTAGAGGGCCCAGCAGGGCCTCACTAG